The DNA window GTTTTTTAATCTCAATCCGAATGATTCCTTTGCTCAATGGATCTCACAATATATTTCCCCAACACATCAAATTCTATATTTACTAAATCACCCACGTTTAGTGTTTTTAAATTAGTATTTTGATACGTGTACGGAATTATTGAAACTTCAAAAAAATCTTTTCCTAAATCAGAAACAGTAAGACTTGTCCCATTGACACAAACGGAGCCTTTTTGAACAATGTAAAGGGCATATTCTGGCTCAAGGCCAAATCTAAATACATGGCTTCCTTCAAGGGTACCTATGGCAAGACAACGTGACGTGCCATCTACATGACCTTGAACAAAATGACCACTCAAACGGTCACCAATTTTAAGTGATCGTTCAAGATTAATAAGATCTCCAATTTTAACATTATTGAATGCAGTCTTATGAATGGTTTCTTCAATTATAGTCACCCGATGGGTTTTAGAATCACATTCAACTACCGTAAGACAGACTCCATTGTGTGAAATGCTTTCATCAATTTTAACAAATTTACTTATCTCAGAAGCTACTCGTAGTTCAAGATTTCCATTTTTTCTTTCTAGGTCTGCTATTTTTCCAATAACCTCAATGATTCCTGTAAACATTATCTGCCTTTTAAAAGCTCAATAAATCCGGTAATAATCCACTCCTGAATCTGGTCTGTGTTAGGGTAAGGAATTACCTTGCACTTGTAATAGTAAGTTCCATCACTTAATTGTTCCCCATTTAGATTTGATCCGTTCCAGTTTATTTCGGGGTCAATCGATTTAAATACAACCTGTCCCCATCTGTTCAAAATGGTTAATTCAACAGATTGAATGTATCTGTTTATTCTCGGAATAAAAAGATCATTAAACCCGTCCCCATTTGGTGTAAATGTATTAGGTAGTTCATATGCGGGACAATAATTGGCACAAATTTTTTCGAGTGGGGAACATTCAAGTCCCAAAGTATCATAAGCACTTACCTGATAGCACAATGGTTCGTTTCGGGTAATCATGTGTGTATATTTAGTAAGGTTTGGGTCTGCTATTTCAGTTAATATTTCAGAACTGCCATCCTTGTATATGGCATAAACCCTGTAACCGGCTATATCCTGTGAGGGGCAATTAAGATTTGGATTATTCCAACTAATTTCATTCACTTGAACAGGTGAATCTGGATTGCCTTCACAGGGTCCTTTTACCTGAAATACCGGACAACAAGGTGGAGTCGAATCCCGAGCCAGAATACAATACTCATTTGAATGATTAATCAACGGGCTTTCAATCCAGGGTATTCCATAATTCCCTTTCGCCTTTACTAAATAACAATACTCCTCACCATAAATAATGTCATGGTCCTGATAAGACCTGGAAGAGGTAGTGAATATAGAATCGTAGATTGCTGCAATTTTGTTCTTTTTAAATACCGTGTATTCATAATTATTCCAGGGAGTCGATTCGTCCCAGGTTAATAGCATAAATCCATTGTCATTTTTTACGATTAAGAATATACTTTCAGCGGTATCGGATTCAACTCTAAATTGATCACCCGAAATGATTTCGATTTTGTAAAAATGACTGGTTGAAGAAGTGTTTCTCAGACTGTCAATAAAAAGTGTATCTATAAAATTCCTTAAGCTGTTGGGGCTTTGTGTATAATCGGTTATTTCTGAAAAAATTATTGAGTTTTCAGAATGGTAAGCTTTTATGGTAAACGGAGGTGTTCTTTTCTGGTAGTCGTACTTTTCAGGATCCGGTTTTGTCCACTTGATCAATATTTTTCCATTCACCGGATTGGTGGTAAGTACATCAGTATTTAACAACAAAGGAGAATCAGTTGAAAGATAATCACACGTTTCATTGGAGGCTAAAGAGGGTGTGAAATTGTAAGGAAAGTTCCCGGGACTTAGTTTTGCAAATTCAGCTTGCACTCGGTAACAATATGCATTTCCTTTTAAGGCAGTACTGTCTAAAAAAGTAAACTTTAAATTATTAAGGTCGTTTACGAGGTAGGCCAATTGCTTATATGCGGATTGCTCAAGTCCCGGATTGCAAGTGTCCTGACGTAGAAATCCATTATTTATTTTGCGCCAAACCGAAAATCCCCTAAAGTCAGATGAATCCATTGTGCATTTATAAGGAGCATCCCAATAAAGTCTGATATTTTCATTTTCGTTGATGGAAGTTAGATTTTCAGGTGACGGCCCTATCACTTTAATCCTTATTACTCTTGTAGTGGTTAAACCTGAAGTATCAAAATAATTATCTACGGCTTTTATAAAAATGGAATATGGTTCTTTTCTTACATGATTGCAAGCAGTCATCCATTTGAAATTAATATTTACTCTCGGTTGATTGAATCCGGATGGAAAAAAAACCTGAGCCGGATTTTCCAAAAACAAGGGAGCTCCATCCACCTCAATTTTTACGCTTCCTCCTCTGGATCCTTTATCCGGATCCTCCACAAAAAAATTTAAATCTATAAGACTGCCCGCAATTACACAGGTGTCAAGAATGCCGGTAATTGAAGGTGGATTATTTTCTTTACAAGATTCCACAACCAAGATTTGCATGTCTCTGATGGTGGAACTGATCTTAATTCCCTTCCGATATTCAGAAATGGCAATCGCGATATTATACTCTCCTGCTCTTTGTGGAGACCTCCAAATAAAACTTCCGGTTTTGGAATCCAAACTAACAGTATTGTTGATCCCGGGACTTATCTGACTGGGTAATAGATAATTTGGGACAGC is part of the Candidatus Vicinibacter affinis genome and encodes:
- a CDS encoding riboflavin synthase, which encodes MFTGIIEVIGKIADLERKNGNLELRVASEISKFVKIDESISHNGVCLTVVECDSKTHRVTIIEETIHKTAFNNVKIGDLINLERSLKIGDRLSGHFVQGHVDGTSRCLAIGTLEGSHVFRFGLEPEYALYIVQKGSVCVNGTSLTVSDLGKDFFEVSIIPYTYQNTNLKTLNVGDLVNIEFDVLGKYIVRSIEQRNHSD
- a CDS encoding gliding motility-associated C-terminal domain-containing protein, producing MPNDIKKNIYIAEHTYPGRGTYSISMLDPNRIDNILNVDPPNSINVPFYIQSTITLFNTTFQGINHSPILLKAPIDIACLYQVFEHNPSAYDEDGDSLSFELVTPLMAANTAVPNYLLPSQISPGINNTVSLDSKTGSFIWRSPQRAGEYNIAIAISEYRKGIKISSTIRDMQILVVESCKENNPPSITGILDTCVIAGSLIDLNFFVEDPDKGSRGGSVKIEVDGAPLFLENPAQVFFPSGFNQPRVNINFKWMTACNHVRKEPYSIFIKAVDNYFDTSGLTTTRVIRIKVIGPSPENLTSINENENIRLYWDAPYKCTMDSSDFRGFSVWRKINNGFLRQDTCNPGLEQSAYKQLAYLVNDLNNLKFTFLDSTALKGNAYCYRVQAEFAKLSPGNFPYNFTPSLASNETCDYLSTDSPLLLNTDVLTTNPVNGKILIKWTKPDPEKYDYQKRTPPFTIKAYHSENSIIFSEITDYTQSPNSLRNFIDTLFIDSLRNTSSTSHFYKIEIISGDQFRVESDTAESIFLIVKNDNGFMLLTWDESTPWNNYEYTVFKKNKIAAIYDSIFTTSSRSYQDHDIIYGEEYCYLVKAKGNYGIPWIESPLINHSNEYCILARDSTPPCCPVFQVKGPCEGNPDSPVQVNEISWNNPNLNCPSQDIAGYRVYAIYKDGSSEILTEIADPNLTKYTHMITRNEPLCYQVSAYDTLGLECSPLEKICANYCPAYELPNTFTPNGDGFNDLFIPRINRYIQSVELTILNRWGQVVFKSIDPEINWNGSNLNGEQLSDGTYYYKCKVIPYPNTDQIQEWIITGFIELLKGR